Genomic window (Ostreibacterium oceani):
TAGAAAAAGACAACGACAACCAATACCAGTAAGACTGCCAGCATCCAGCCCCACTCAATCACTGCTTCCGAAAAGGCGACTACTGCTTTTGTCAAGGCAGGCAATTCCGCACCAAAATCGGCGAAAAAACTCTGAAAAACGGGAATAACTTTAACCAATAATATCAATGTCACAATGATTGCTGCAATCACAACCATCGTCGGGTACATCAACGCTTTTTTGACTTTCTTCTTAACTGCTTCCGATTTTTCTTTGTTTGTGGCAATCTTATTCATGGTTTCGTCCAAGACACCCGCCTCTTCGCCTGCGCTAACCAACGAAAGATATAAATCATCAAAGTACAACGGATGCTTTGATAATGCTTCGGAAAAGCTACTACCGCCTTCGACCTCATTCCGAATATCCTCTATCATCTCACGCAAACGAATCGGTTTCTCAATGCCTTCGGCAATCAAGGACAGCGATTTGGTCACCGACATTCCAGCCCTTAACATTGTCGACATCTGCCGCGAGAAACTCACGATATTCTTTGGTTTTATTCGCCCTTTGGACTCATACAGGGGCTTAGGCTTCTCAATAACCTTGGTTGCAATAACACCTTGTTTTTGTAAGAACGTTCTTACCAACTGTTCATTGGCGGCTGTAATCTCGCCTTTTTTGGTTTTCCCGTCTTTGCCTTTCCCGGCCCACTGGTATGTAGTGGTTTGTTTTTTTGCTGTTGTTGTTGCCATTCCTTTCTCCTTAGTCCACGGTTACTCTGAGAATTTCTTGAATACTGGTTATTCCTTTGCGGACTTTATCCAATCCAGATTGCCGCAAATCCCAAAACCCTTCTTTTGCACATTGCTCCGCAAGATCTATTGAACTTGCACCATTCATAATCATTTCAGACATCGCTGGGGTAATTTTAACGACTTGATAAACCCCTGCCCGCCCCGCATAACCTTGACCGCCACAACGGTCACAGCCCTTGGGTGCATAAATCTTGACTTCGTCGGCCTCATCTTCGCTAAAGCCTAATTGCACCAATTGTTGCTCCGTCCAGCTACGATCGCGCGTTTTACAATGCGAACATAAACGTCGCACCAACCGCTGCGCCATAATCAGCTCAACGGATGCAGCAATATTATACGCTGGCACCCCCATATTCCCTAATCGGGTAATCGTCTGCGGCACATCATTTGTGTGCAATGTAGATAAAACCATGTGCCCAGTTTGCGCGGCTTTGATTGCGATCTCCGCTGTCTCTAGGTCACGAATCTCACCGACCATGATAATATCTGGATCCTGTCGCAAAAATGCCCGTAGCGCCGATGCAAAGGTCATACCTTGCTTGGCGATAATATTGACCTGATTCACACCAGGCAACGTGATTTCAACTGGGTCTTCAGCGGTTGATATATTTACCGTTGGTTCATTGAGGATATTAAGTCCTGTATAGAGCGACACGGTTTTACCAGAGCCCGTTGGTCCTGTCACCAAAACTAGCCCTTGCGGCTTTTTAATGGCATCCAAATAGAGTGCCTTTTGCTGATCGGTAAAACCTAGCATCTCAATATTCAGCTTAGCGGCGCTACCGTCTAAAATCCGTAAAACGATTTTTTCGCCCCACAAGGTTGGCAGCGTGTTGACACGGAAATCGATGACTTTGCTTTCGCTAACGGGTAGTTTAATTCGGCCGTCTTGGGGCACGCGTTTCTCAGCGATATCCATCCCTGACATCACTTTTAAGCGTGCAGTAATACGATTTCTAATGTTGGCAGGTGGCGTAGAAATCTCTCTAAGCACACCATCTTTGCGAAAACGGACGCGATACGTGTGTTCATATGGCTCAAAATGCAAATCTGAAGCCCCTGTGCGTATCGCATCTAGTAGCATTTCTGATACGTACTTCACCACGGGGGCTTCTTCTTCCTCACCCCCGCCCATCAATAGTTTAGAGAGCTCTTCTAATTCTTTTTGTTTTTGCGCTTCGTCTTCGACTGCATCGTTAGCAAATAAATCATCAATATCCCCGCGACCCGCAAAGACATCTTCAATCATCTGCTCTAATTGCTCGACTCCGACAATCAGTGGCTCGGCTGCGCTGTAATTCGCCGAATATTTAAACGCATCTAAACCAATGCTATCAAACGGATCATAGGTCGCGACGAACAAGCGGCCAGAACGTTCAAAAACAGGCAGCATGGCGTATTTTCGCACCATTTTCTCATCGGCCTTTCTCATCAGCTCTTGTGATAATAGAATTTCGCGCAAATCAACCACAGGATAATTACTATACTGATGATTCCAAGCCAGCAGCTCCGAAGACCCAATGATATTTTCAGCGATCAATTGTCGCGGAAAACTGGTGCGCTTGCGCAAAGAACTCATTTGAATTTCTTGGATTTGCTCGGGGGTGGCTCGCTTTGCCTTGATAATCTGCGAAATAATTGCGTCGTACTGAGATTGCATGGTTACGCTACGTTGTCCTTAAAATATAAACATTGAGAGAGATAATAACCTTTATTATACGCATTTACGTCAAACTTAGGAAATTATTCAGCATTTGATGGCCTGACTCGGTCATAATTGATTCGGGATGAAATTGTACGCCATAAATCGGCTTGCTTTTGTGACAAAAGCTCATCACCTCTTCTAACTCACCGTGTTCGTCTAGCACATATCCTGTAACATCCAAGCACGCTGGCATCGATTGAGGCGCCACTACCAGCGAATGATAACGTGTCACACAAACAGGGGATTCAATCCCTTGGTAAAGCCCATCGCCGTTATGATAAACCTGCGAGACCTTACCATGCATAATATGCTTTGCATGCACAATATCGCCGCCAAACGCCTGCGCAATCGTTTGATGCCCTAGACATACACCCAATATTGGATACTCATCCGACAATTGTTGCACAATGGACAAACAAACACCTGCCTCATTTGGCGTGCGAGGCCCCGGGGAAAGCACTATCCAGCGCGGATCTAATGATCGAATTGCTTCAACCGTAATCTGATCATTTCGTGCAACAACGACTTCGCAGCCCAGTTCAGAAAAATACTGAACCAAGTTATACACGAATGAGTCGTAGTTATCTATCATTAATAACTTTGGTTGTGCCATTTTATCGATAATCGTTAAATAATAAAAGAAATTATAACAAAACAGGTGATTTCTGCTGATTTTTTTTGCATCATATACATTAATAATTCGTAATTAACATAAAAAACATGAAAACATGCCGTCCATTTATCGACTATTTTAGACAAGCTGCACCCTATATTCACCAGCATCGGAACAAAACCTTTGTGTTTTGCTTGCAAGATGAT
Coding sequences:
- the pilB gene encoding type IV-A pilus assembly ATPase PilB; this encodes MQSQYDAIISQIIKAKRATPEQIQEIQMSSLRKRTSFPRQLIAENIIGSSELLAWNHQYSNYPVVDLREILLSQELMRKADEKMVRKYAMLPVFERSGRLFVATYDPFDSIGLDAFKYSANYSAAEPLIVGVEQLEQMIEDVFAGRGDIDDLFANDAVEDEAQKQKELEELSKLLMGGGEEEEAPVVKYVSEMLLDAIRTGASDLHFEPYEHTYRVRFRKDGVLREISTPPANIRNRITARLKVMSGMDIAEKRVPQDGRIKLPVSESKVIDFRVNTLPTLWGEKIVLRILDGSAAKLNIEMLGFTDQQKALYLDAIKKPQGLVLVTGPTGSGKTVSLYTGLNILNEPTVNISTAEDPVEITLPGVNQVNIIAKQGMTFASALRAFLRQDPDIIMVGEIRDLETAEIAIKAAQTGHMVLSTLHTNDVPQTITRLGNMGVPAYNIAASVELIMAQRLVRRLCSHCKTRDRSWTEQQLVQLGFSEDEADEVKIYAPKGCDRCGGQGYAGRAGVYQVVKITPAMSEMIMNGASSIDLAEQCAKEGFWDLRQSGLDKVRKGITSIQEILRVTVD
- a CDS encoding anthranilate synthase component II, coding for MAQPKLLMIDNYDSFVYNLVQYFSELGCEVVVARNDQITVEAIRSLDPRWIVLSPGPRTPNEAGVCLSIVQQLSDEYPILGVCLGHQTIAQAFGGDIVHAKHIMHGKVSQVYHNGDGLYQGIESPVCVTRYHSLVVAPQSMPACLDVTGYVLDEHGELEEVMSFCHKSKPIYGVQFHPESIMTESGHQMLNNFLSLT
- a CDS encoding type II secretion system F family protein — its product is MATTTAKKQTTTYQWAGKGKDGKTKKGEITAANEQLVRTFLQKQGVIATKVIEKPKPLYESKGRIKPKNIVSFSRQMSTMLRAGMSVTKSLSLIAEGIEKPIRLREMIEDIRNEVEGGSSFSEALSKHPLYFDDLYLSLVSAGEEAGVLDETMNKIATNKEKSEAVKKKVKKALMYPTMVVIAAIIVTLILLVKVIPVFQSFFADFGAELPALTKAVVAFSEAVIEWGWMLAVLLVLVVVVFFYFKKRNREFQRWVNKVSFKIPLLGGILKLGSMARFSRTLSVLFDSGVPLVRGLNATAPATGSVIYEESTYEIAKDVENGAQLNFAMQNSERFEPFAIQMVGIGEESGNLGDMLGNVANFYEEELDYKIDNLTTMLEPLIIGFLALVVGTLVIAMYMPIFMLGDVVG